ACGGCGCAAACACCGCCTATTCGCAAAGCAAGCTGGCGCAGATGATGTTTGCCTACGAATTGCAGGACCGGCTGGCTGCTGCAGGGCGCAAAGATGTAGAGATCTATGTCTGTCATCCGGGTTCTTCGGCAACCTCGCTGATCACAACAAGTGGCAGCCGCACGATGCGTTTCATCTGGTGGCTGATGACCAAGACGCCAATGGTTCAGACGGCAGAACAGGGCTCGTACCCTGAGGTCATGTGCGCGACCGAAGAGGCTTTGACCGAGCAACGCGCCCTTTACGGCCCAACCGGTCGAATGGAAGCGGTCGGCCCTGTTGGCAAGGGCACGCTGAACGCTCATGCTCACGACAAAGCCGTCATGGCTCGGCTTTGGAATGAGTCAGAAACGGCCGTCGGGTTTGAGTGGCACCTCTGACCAGTTGAAAGAGGTCAGCTGCACGGCGCACCTGTTCGGGGAATGGACGTTGGTGCGCAGTGCAGCATCAGGTAGGTCTGGGCTCAAAGCCGCCGTTCGCTGCGGTCCCTTCAACTGTCTGCAATGGGCCGTTCGTGAACATCGACATCAAGAACGGAAAGCAGACCTTCGCCGCGATTCGAGCAGTGGTCCGCTTTGCGGACCTAGCGCGCTTTCGCAGTGCTTTCATCAATGGCAGCTTTCAGAATTCAGCGATAACGCGTAGAGTAAAATAGTTGCCCCAAAAACCGTAGAGATGTCCGTTGCGGACGCCTTTCGGCCTCTGGGGCTCAGGCCCTGTATACGTCCTAAGTTGTTCAAACCTCGGGAACTGGTGCACTGACCAAATGTCCTAACTAAGCCCTAATTGTTTCAGGAAACCAAATCCGTAAGGAGAAGGTCTTTTTCTTGGGCAAAATGGCCTTCGCCAATTTGTGTGCCTGTTCGGAACGCATCTTTCGACCAAAAAGCATATAGTAAGCCGTATCTATCGACCCATTCGGGTGGCGCTTGATGTCTGGAGTTTCATAATGTTGCATGGTTGTGGTCCTTCGATTTCCATTCATCTTTTCCGGGCGTGGGTTTTGTTCTCAACCCGCGGCCATTGCTTTGATGTCGTCAGAGCTCGGAGTATTTCCACCGATGCCCCAATGTCCGCTGCGGACTTCTTTGACGCGCACCCAAGTGACCGAGCGCATGGCTTCGCCTTCGATGTCGACCATCGCGTTGGTCACCTTTTGGATCATCTGGGCCTTTTGCTCTTCGTCGAAGACCCCTTCGATTACCTCGATATCTACTAGTGGCATGATCTATTCCTTTGCAGTTTGTTTCTCTGGCACGAGGTTCACACTCAAAGCGCAAGCCGTTCCAGTTCTGCAAATGTAGTAAACCCACTACACTTTCTGCAGTGGACGATATAACGCCCTAGTGCTTAATTCGGGTTGGAGGTGCCGCAATGTCAGGTTCAACTTATCCACGTTTTTGCCCCGTCGCGATGGCCGCCAGTATTTTGGAACCGCGATGGACCATGCTTTTACTTTGCGAAATGTGGTCTGGATCAACGCGTTTCAATGAAATTCAGCGTGGCGTTCCCGGGATGTCTCCGGGGCTGCTGTCCAAACGTCTTAAAGAAATGGAAGTGAAAGGCCTTGTCTCGCGAGCAGGTAACAGGCGTGGTAGCCATACTGAATACTTGACCACCCCGCTTGCAGACGAACTTGAACCTTTAATCAGGGGACTCGGCGAATGGGCGCATCGCAACATTGACTGTGAAGTCTCACTTCAGGATCTTAATGCGCGCCTACTGATGTGGAAGATCAGGAGCAAAATCGACCTTCTTGAAATGCCGAAGCGCAAAAGCATCATCCAGTTCATTCTTCAAAATCCAACGGAAGAAACGGCTAACTACTGGTTGGTGGCGAAACCGGGAGAGGAGACCGATCTTTGTTACACCGATCCCAAATTCGAGGTGGACCTGTTCGTCGTCGCCGAACTCCGGGCTCTGACTTCTGCATGGATGGGACACACGTCCTTCGCGGTGGAAATCGAGCAAGGTCACATCACTCTAACGGGGGACGATCTTATGGCGAGAACTCTCACGGAATGGCTTGTTCGCAGCAGCTTCTCAAAAGTAATCAAAGCCGACTTTCCCCATAAGATCAGGGGCGTCGTTTAAGTTTTCTTCGCATTCCCATACCCGAAAATCTTATAACCGCGACTTTCGCGGAGCTGCAGAAAATCTGCAACTTGGGCTCCTAGCTGCCCTTCGCTGCACGCCGCATGCGCGGAACGCTTTGGCCGCCAACCCCTCTCCCGAAATCCCACATTCCGCCGCCAATCGCGCCGCCCCCTCTTCCCCCGCCCTTGTCCGCCGCGCTAAGAAGAGCGCAAACCAAAGGCAGAGCATACCCATGAAACCCATCCGCCTCGTTGCCGGCTTCCTTACTGTCGGGGTCTGGACGCTGTTAAGCCGCGTGCTCGGGCTTGTCCGCGAGATCCTTCTGCTCGGCCTCATCGGTCCCGGCCCGGTGATGGATGCCTTCGTGGCCGCCTTCCGCCTGCCCAACATGTTTCGCCGGTTCTTTGCCGAAGGGGCGTTCAACGCGGCCTTCGTGCCGATGTTTTCCAAACGCTACGAAGCAGGCGAAGACGCCCAAGGGTTCGCGCAAGAGGCCTTCAACGGGCTGGCGCTCGCCGTGCTGGCGCTCACGGCTTTGGCGATGATCTTCATGCCTGCGTTCGTCTGGGCCACCGCCGAAGGGTACACCCAAGACGCGCGGTTTGACCTCACGGTTGGTTACGGGCGGGTGGTGTTCCCCTACATCGTGTTCATGTCGCTCTCGGCGTTGTTTTCCGGCGTGCTCAACGCCACCGGACGGTTCGCGGCGGCCGCCGCCGCGCCGGTGCTTTTGAACATCTTTGTGGTCACGGCCATGCTTGCTGCGCACGCCTTGGGACAGGAAGTCATAATCTGGCTGATCTGGACCGTGCCGATCGCCGGGATCGCCCAGCTTGCTTTGGTCTGGTCCGCCGCCGCGCGCGCCGGGGTGCGCATCCGTCCGGGACGCCCGCGTTGGACGCCCGACATGAAGCACCTGTTGGTCGTCGCCCTGCCTGCGGCGCTCAGCTCGGGGGTGATGCAGATCAACCTGCTGGTCGGTCAGCAAGTTGCCTCGCAAACCGAAAGCGCGGTCAGCTGGCTGTTTGCCGCCGACCGGCTCTATCAATTGCCGCTGGGCGTGGTCGGGATTGCGGTCGGCATCGTGCTGTTGCCCGACCTGTCGCGCCGTTTGCGAGATGGCGACGGCCCCGGCTCTCGCGAGGCGTTCTCGCGCGCGGGTGAGATTTCTCTGGCCCTGACAATCCCCAGCGCCGTGGCGTTGGTGGTGGTGCCGATGCCGCTGGTCTCGGTGCTGTTTGAACGCGGCGCACAAACCTCGGATGACAGCGCGGCAATTGCTCTGGCCTGCGCGGTCTACGGGCTGGGCCTGCCGGCCTTCGTGCTGCAAAAAGTGCTGCAACCGCTCTATTTCGCACGCGAAGACACCCGCACGCCGTTCCGCTTTGCCGTCTGGGCGATGGTCATCAACGCCGCGGTCGCGGTCGGACTGCATACCTACATCGGCTGGATCGCACCGGCCTTTGCCACGACGCTTGCGGGCTGGGCGATGGTTTGGATGCTGGCACGCGGCGCGCGGCCCATGGGCGACATGGCGCGGTTCGACAAACGCTTCAAACGCCGCACCTGGCGGATCATCCTCGCCTCGGCGGTGATGGGCGCGGTGCTCTGGGGCACGAACCTTCTGTTGGGCCCGCTCATCACGGCGGCGGGCTGGCGCTATCTCGCTCTGTTGCTTTTGGTCGGCGCGGGCGTGCTGAGCTATGCGCTCGCCGGACAAATGCTCGGCGCCTTCCACGTGCGAGAATTGCGCTCGGCCTTGCGTAGGGGATGAGGGGATTGCGCCGCCTTCGGCGTCAGCAGGTTTAAAAGGGTTGCGCCACCTTCGGCGTCAGCAGTTTCAAAAAGGATTGCGCCGCCTTCGGCGTCGCGGGGGGCCTCGCTTCGCTCGGCAATTGCGCAAGCGGCAGCGGTGGTGTGACCTCTCCCATCACAGCGCGTGCGGCCACGGATGGGATTTGGGTATTTTCACCAATAAAAAAACATCAGCGCACGCTCGATTAACTTAATGTCGCATTAAGAATTACTGCGTCAGGGGACAGCCGGATGTCAGCCGGGAGTCAGCCGGATGTCACCCCCTCTTTCGGGCCGTGCCAAAAGCGTTAACGCGACCGGAGGCTAGCGGTTTCTCAGCCGTTGCAAAACCCGGCTCCAACCGCCGGGACTCACCACAAAAGACAGCAAAAAACCGCAGACAAAGCCGCCCAGATCAGCCAGCCAATCGCTGCGCGCCCCGAACAGGATGCCGAACAAAAGCTGTATTCCCATCAGGAACCCGATCAGCACAAAGGCCCGCCATTGGTTTTCGCCGCTTTCCCCAAGCCGCAGCCAAAGCACGTAAGAAAACGCACCGATTAGCCCGTAAACACCTGGAAACGCGCCATATAAATAGCCAGGCTCATTCAACAAAAGCCCCCAGATCGCGGCACCGCCCATGCCCGACCCAAGAAACACCAGCGCCACCGCCCAGCCGGCAAAAACCTCGCCCACGAATTTGCCCAAGGCCAGCAACATGACCCCCGCCACGATCATATGCGTCAGGCTCGCATGCACGAACAGAAAGCTGACGAAACGCAGCAAATGTTCGCTCGGCCACAGGTTGCGCGCGCGCATCTGGTCGAAAATTCCACCACTGAAGCCGTAATCTTGCACCGCGCCCAAACGCCAGCCGATCGCTTCAGGCCCGCCAACAACCCCTTGAGCGCCAAGGGTAAACGCCAATTCAATCCCCAGCATGACGAGGAAAAACACCACCACAACCGGGCTGACCGGGTTGACGGCTCTCACTTTAGGATCACTGCTCATGTTGCCTCTCCTTGACGGGGCTTTCCCCCATGGGTAAGCCAGCCGCAGCAATAAATCCAGACGGAGTATCCGATGACCGAGATGGCCTTTACCCCCGTGTTTTCTCAGGGATTCAGCCATCAGGCGGATTGACCCTTGGCAATTACCTTGGCGCGCTGAAACGTTTTGCCGATGCGCAAGACAAGGGGATCGAGACGATCTATTGCATGGTCGACCTGCACGCCATCACCGTCTGGCAGGATCCCGCGGCGCTGCGTCGCCAAACGCGCGAGCTGGCGGCCGGCTTCATCGCCTCGGGCGTTGATCCGGAAAAATCCATTCTTTTCAACCAATCCCAAGTTGCGGAACACACACAGCTTGCTTGGATTTTCAACTGCGTTGCGCGCATGGGCTGGATGCAGCGCATGACACAATGGAAAGACAAGGCCGGTAAAAACCAGCAGAACGCCTCGCTCGGATTGCTGGCCTATCCGTCGTTGATGGCCGCTGACATCCTGATTTATCACGCCACCCATGTGCCGGTGGGCGAGGATCAGAAACAGCACCTCGAGCTGACGCGCGACATCGCGACCAAGTTCAACCACGACTATGGCGTTGATTTCTTTCCCATTACGGAACCGGTGATCGAAGGCGCGGCAACCCGCGTGATGTCGCTGCGTGACGGGTCAAAGAAAATGTCGAAATCCGATCCTTCGGATGCCAGCCGGATCAACATGACCGACGATTCCGACACGATCGCCAAGAAAATCCGCAAGGCCAAAACCGACCCCGAAGCTCTCCCCTCCGAAGCCAAAGGGCTCGAGGACCGCCCGGAAGCGCGAAACCTTGTTAACATTTATGCGGCACTGTCCGACCAAAGCGTTGATCAGGTGTTGCAGGAGATGGGCGGCAAGCAATTCTCGGAATTCAAACCCCTTCTGGCCGATCTTGCCGTTGATAAAATGGCACCGATTTCGGGCGAAATGTCGCGTTTGATGGGCGATGTCGACGAAATTGACCGCATCCTGAGCCGAGGCGCAGAACGCGCCCGCGAGATCGCCGCGCCAATTCTGAAGCGCACATATGAGATTGTCGGCATGGTTCGTTAAGCTTTGATTAACTTCTAGGGGGCGCTTGTTAACCGCTTAGCAAGCTTTGCACAGCGGCACGGTGAAACCGGCAAAGGGCGCCAATTGCCCTCTGCCCCTCCCCGACCGTTGTCCCCCTGAACGTGCCTGCCCGCATTGCCACAGCAATCGCCTGCCCTCACCTGTCAAATCGCCCTTTACGCCCCCGCCTGCCGGCCCTACTTTCGCGCCCAGAACACGCCGGACCGCGCCGGATTGAACGCGCCGGCCTGAAGGAGACACCGCATGGCAATTGGCAGCAAAATCCGCACCTATTTCAACGGCACTTGGCACGACGGGAACCCTGCGGTCATGCGCGCCGCCGATCATGGCGCATGGCTTGGCACAACCGTATTTGACGGCGCGCGCTTCTTTGATGGGCTGACCCCTGATCTTGATGCCCACTGCGCCCGGATCAACCGCTCGGCAGAGGCGCTGTTGCTCACGCCCACCGTCACAACCCAAGACATGATCGACATGGTGCATGATGGCCTGAGCCAATTCGACAAGAGCGAAGCCGTCTACATCCGCCCGATGTATTGGGGCATCGACGGCGATATGACCACAAGCGCGATTGCGCCGGACCCCGATGAAACCGGCTTTGCCATCAGCCTTGAAACCGTGCCGATGGCCCCGCCCGAGGCCTCTACCACGCTCACCCGCACGCGTTTTCGCCGTCCCGTCCTCGAAGACGCGGTGGTCGATGCCAAGGCAGGGTGCCTTTACCCCAATAATGCGCGGATGCTGCGCGAGGCCAAATCCAAGGGCTTTGGCAATGCTCTGGTGGCCGACGCGATGGGAAATGTCGCTGAAACCGCCACCGCGAATGTCTTTATGGTCAAAGACGGAGAGGTCTTTACCCCGATTGCCAACGGCACCTTCCTGTCGGGTATCACCCGCGCCCGCCATATCGCGAACCTTGCCGCTGACGGGGTGCAAGTCCATGAAACCGTTTTGAAATTCGATGACTTCCATGATGCCGATGAGGTCTTCCTGTCGGGCAATATGTCCAAGGTGACGCCGGTCACGGCGTTTGACGACACCCAATATCAGGTCGGCCCCGTAACCCGCCGGGTCCGCGAAATGTATTGGGATTGGGCTGCGTCAAATCGCTAGTCGGCATCCGGCAACTCACCTGTTGCCAGCGCCCGCCGCCTGCCCCATCATCACGCTACCAAGCTGAGGAGAGCTTAGATGCGCAAATTTCTGGTCGTGCTGGATGACAGCCGCGAATGCCTGAACGCTATGCGCTTTGCGACCATGCGCGCCGAGAATACCGGCGGCGGTGTCGAGGTGCTTGCCGTGATTCCGCCCGAAGAGTTCAACCACTGGATCGGCGTCGGTGATATCATGCGCGAAGAAGCCCGCGAGCGGATCGAGGCCCATTTCGAAGTCTTTGCAAAGTGGATGCGCGACCGCCACGGCATCGAGCCCGAACTGGTGATCCGCGAGGGCGAACCGATTGCCGAGATCCTTGAGCAGGTCAAAGAAGACCCGGATATCGGCGTTCTGGTTCTTGGCGCTGGCACTGACAAAAAAGGCCCCGGCCCGCTTGTGACCCAACTCACACGCAGCTCTGGCGTGTTGCCTGTTCCGATCACAATCGTACCGGGCGACTTGTCCAAGGACAGGCTCGAGGCCATCACCTGAGCGGTGTGCGCCCTCTCACATCCTCGTTCTCGACACAGATTAGAACACTTCTAAACATTGACATTCGCCCCGCCCGGACGCATATCTGAGCGTAGAGATAAGGAATGCGAACAATGTTCATTCAAACAGAATCCACGCCGAACCCGGCCACCCTGAAATTCCTGCCCGGTCAATCCGTGATGGGCAGCGGAACGGCTGATTTCCCTGCGCCTGTAGGCGCTGACACGTCGCCGCTGGCGGCGCGCGTCTTCGCCGTTGATGGCGTCAAGGGCGTGTTCCTTGGCAATGACTTCGTCACCGTGACCAAAGAAGAAGCGGTTGAGTGGGACCATGTGAAGCCCGCCATTCTGGGCGCGATCATGGAACATTTCCAATCCGGTCAGCCGGTCATGGCCGCAGGCATGGAAAGACCCGCCGACACCAGCCAAGAAGACGGCCCCGATGGCGAGATCATCACCCAAATCAAGACGTTGCTTGATACCCGCGTGCGCCCTGCTGTGGCGCAGGATGGTGGCGACATCACCTTCCACGGCTTTGACGAAGGCGTTGTCTATTTGCATATGCAAGGGGCTTGCGCCGGTTGCCCTTCTTCGACCCTGACTCTCAAGATGGGGATCGAGAACCTGCTGCGGCACTACATTCCCGAGGTGACCGAGGTGCGGCCAGTTGCCGTCTGACCATCCTATCGTTCTGGGCTTTGACACATCGGCCGCGCATTGCGCGGTCGCTTTGCTTCAAGGCCCCGAAACCCTCGCCCACCGGACCGAGGACATGACCCGCGGACAGGCAGAGCGCCTTATGCCGCTGCTGGAAGAAACCCTGCGCGACGCCGGTCTGGCGTGGCGGGACCTTGCGGCCATCGGGGTCGGCATCGGCCCCGGCAACTTTACCGGCATCCGCATTTCCGTCAGCGCCGCGCGTGGGCTGAGTCTCGGCCTCGGCATCCCCGCCATCGGCGTCAGCGGGCTCGAGGCGCTTACCCACGGGTACAGCAACGTCATCGCCTGTTGGCCCGCGCCCCGCGACAGCGCCTATGTGCAGGCCTTTGTTGCGGGCGGCGACCCAAGCCCCCGCCTCGTGCGCTCAGCGGATGACTTGCCGATCTATCCCGCTGGCGCTCTGCCTTCCCTCGTCGGACCGGGCGCAGAAACTGTTATGGCGTTGCGCCCCGAAAGCGTCACAGATCCGCTCTTTCCCTTGCCGGTTGCCATCGCGTCCATCGCGGCTGAGCGGCTCCAAGGCGTTGCAGCCAAAGACATCCCCGCCCCTGCCCCGCTCTACCTCAAACCGGCAGATGCGGCGCCGTCGTCCACGCCTCCGGTTGCGATGCTGTCCTCAAACCATGACGCCTGACGCCCTTGCCACTTTGCACGCTCGCGCTTTTGCGCGTCTGCGACCATGGTCAGCGCCCGAGTTCGCATCTCTGCTCACCTCGCCGCATGTGTTTCTTGTAACCCTGCCACATGCCTTCGCCCTTGGCCGCGCCGTCGCGGACGAGGCCGAACTTCTGACCATCGCCACCGACCCGGCGCATCAACGCTCCGGCATGGGAACCGCCTGCCTCAAAGCCTTTGAAACCGCCGCCGTTGATCGCGGCGCCGCGCAGTGTTTTCTCGAAGTCGATAGCGAGAATACCGCCGCGCTTGCCCTCTATCGGCGCTTTGGTTTCACTTCGACCGGTCGGCGTGCTGATTACTATAGCTTACCCAACGGAATGCGTGCGGATGCCATTCTAATGGCCAAGCCCTTGACCAGATGATCAAGTTTGCTGTTGACGCTGCCCTGCGACTCCGTCCTAAATCGAGCGTGATCAAACCCGATCTGCTAAATTGTGGGGCGAAGCGGGAGCAACCTGCCGCCTGAAACCTGACCAACTGGGAGAAACCAATGACCCTGATGCAAAAATTTCTGGGCGCTGCCGCGACTCTGGCCCTTTCCGCGGGTACCGCGCTGGCCGACCCCGCCTTGATCTTCGATCTCGGCGGCAAATTCGACAAATCCTTCAACGAAGCGGCCTTTGGCGGCGCAGAACGCTGGGCCAAAGAGACCGGCGGCAAGTTCCGCGAGATCGAGCTTCAGTCTGAAGCGCAGCGCGAACAGGCCCTCCGCCGTTTCGCCGAAGCTGGCAACAACCCGATCGTGATGACCGGTTTTGCCTTTGGCAACGTCCTTTCCGAAGTGGCGCCGGATTACCCAGACACCAAATTCGCCATCATCGACATGGTTGTCGATCTGCCCAACGTGCGCTCGGTTGTCTTTAACGAGCACGAAGGCTCCTACCTCGTTGGCATGATGGCCGCTCAAGCCTCCAAGACCGGCACCGTCGGCTTTATCGGCGGTATGGACATCCCGCTGATCCGCAAATTTGCCTGCGGCTACGTACAGGGCGTCAAAGCGGTCAACCCGGACGCGGTTGTGATCCAGAACATGACCGGCACCACCCCGGCCGCCTGGAACGACCCGGTCAAAGGCTCGGAGCTTACCAAAGCGCAAATCGGCCAGAAAGCTGACGTGGTTTATGCCGCAGCGGGCGGCACCGGCGTTGGCGTTCTGCAAACTGCCGCCGACGAAGGCATCCTTTCGGTCGGCGTTGACAGCAACCAGAACTACCTGCACCCCGGTAAGGTGCTGACATCCATGATGAAACGCGTGGACAACGCGGTTTACGACGCGATGAAAGCCGGTACCGATCTCAAAGTTGGCATCAACGTGATGGGCGTGGCCAATGGCGGCATCGACTATGCGCTTGATGAATACAACGAGCCGCTCATTACCGAAGAGATGAAAGCAGCCGTCGACGCCGCCAAAGCCAAGATCGCAAGCGGCGACCTGGTGGTGCATGACTACATGTCCGACAACACCTGCCCGGTCGAGTAACCTCGCAAATGCAGGCGGATGACACCAACGGGCGGCGGGAAACTGCCGCCCCGACTGACCAGCACCCAGCGCCCCACCCGGCGATTGAGCTGAAAGGCATTTCCAAAGCCTTTGGCCCGGTGCAAGCCAACAAAAACATCTCTATCCGGGTCATGCCCGGCACGATTCACGGAATCATCGGCGAAAACGGGGCCGGAAAATCCACCCTGATGTCGATCCTCTATGGCTTTTACAAAGCCGATTCTGGTGAAATTTTCATCAATGGCAAAAACACATCCATCCCCGATAGCCAGGCCGCGATTTCCGCTGGTATCGGCATGGTGTTCCAGCATTTCAAACTGGTGCGCAACTTTACCGTTCTCGAGAACATCATCCTTGGTGCCGAAGATGGCCGCCTTTTGCGCCCCTCATTGGCCAAGGCCCGCAAGTCCCTGATTGAGCTTGAAAAAGAATACGGCCTCAACGTCGATCCCGATGCGGTGATCGAAGACATCGGCGTTGGCAAGCAACAGCGCGTTGAAATTCTCAAAGCACTTTATCGTCAGGCCGAGATCCTCATTCTAGACGAACCAACCGGGGTTTTGACCCCAGCCGAAGCGGATCAGCTTTTCCGCATCCTCGCGCGGCTTAAAGAAGAAGGCAAAACCATCATTCTCATCACGCATAAGCTGCGTGAAATCATGGACATTACCGACACCGTCAGCGTGATGCGCCGTGGCGAAATGACCGCAACCGTCAAAACCGCCGAGACCAGCCCCGAGGAGCTCGCCGAGCTGATGGTCGGGCGCAAGGTGTTGTTACAGGTGGATAAAACCCCCGCAAAACCCGGCGCTCCGGTGCTTGAAATCGAACACCTCAATGTCTCTGACGAAAACGGCGTCGAGCGTCTTCAAGACGTCTCTCTCAATGTGCGTGCGGGTGAAATCCTTGGCATCGCTGGCGTTGCCGGCAACGGGCAGTCCGAATTGCTAGAAGTGCTCGGCGGGATGCGCCGCGGCACCGGCACCGTGCGCATGAATGGCGCTGAGATCGACCTGAGTGGCTTGAAATCAGACGGCAGGTCTCGTCGAGCAAGAGGAATCGCCCACGTCCCCGAAGACCGCCAGCGCGAAGGCCTGATCATGGAGTTCTCCGCTTGGGAAAACTCGGTTTTCGGCTATCATCACGATCCCGCCTATCAGGCCAACCCACTAATGATGAACAACTCCGCGCTCGTCGATGTCGCCCAAGACAAGATGAACCGTTTCGATGTGCGCCCTCCCAACCCGCGCCTTTCGGCCAAAAATTTCTCAGGCGGCAACCAACAGAAAATTGTCCTCGCCCGCGAAATCGAGCGTAACCCCGACCTGCTTCTCATCGGCCAACCCACGCGCGGTGTCGATATTGGCGCGATTGAATTCATTCACCAGCAAATCGTCGCCCTGCGCGACGCGGGCAAGGCGATCCTGCTTGTCTCTGTTGAGCTGGATGAAATCATGTCCCTCTCCGACCGGATCGCGGTGATGTTCGACGGGCGGATTATGGGTGAACGCCTTCCCCAGCATACGGATGAAAAAGAACTGGGCTTGCTCATGGCTGGCATCAACGAGGAGGCCGCCTGATGGAAAAAATGCCACGCTGGGCCGATGCCGTACTGGTGCCGTTGATTAGCTTACTGTTGGCGGCGATCCTATCAACCTTCGTGATCCTCGCGATCGGCGAAGACCCGATTGCAGCCTATAAGTTAATGATCGACGGCGCGTTGATGAGCAGCGCAGGTTGGGGCTACACGCTTTATTACGCGACAAACTTTATCTTCACAGGGCTTGCGGTCTCGGTCGCATTTCATGCCCGCCTATTCAACATCGGCGGCGAAGGACAGGCCATGCTGGGCGGATTGGGCGTCGCTCTTGTCTGCCTTTACATCCCTTGGCCGCATTGGAGTTTTGCACTTATCGGCTCAGCCGTTGGCGCGGCCGTTTTTGGTGCTCTCTGGGCGTTCATGCCCGGCTGGCTTCAGGCAAAACGCGGCAGCCACGTGGTCATCACCACCATCATGTTCAACTATATCGCCTTCTCGGTGTTGAACTATGTGCTGGTAAACTTGCTGCGGCCCATCGGCTCAATGGACCCCGCCACACCGAAATTCCCTCAAGCCACGCATCTGCCAACCTTTCGCGATATGTTCTCGACTTCGGAGACCATACTGTTTCGCGGCGCACCGGTGAATGTTTCATTTTTCCTTGCGGTTCTGGCCTGTATTCTGGTCTGGATACTGATCTGGCGCACGCGTCTGGGCTTTGAAATCCGTGCCTTTGGCCACTCCGACACCGGGGCCAATTATGCTGGCATCTCTGCGGTCAAGATCACCATCGTAACGATGCTGATCTCCGGCGCGCTGGCCGGCCTGATGGCTGTAAACACGACCCAAGGCGAGGCCGAGCGTCTGATCCTCAACTCAACCGAAGGCGCGGGCTTTATCGGCATCGCCGTGGCTCTTATGGGGCGCAACCATCCGCTGGGCGTGTTTATCGCGGCGATCCTCTTTGGCTTTCTTTATCAGGGCGGAGCCGAGCTTGCGCTTTGGACAAGCATTCCAATTCAGCTCATCATCGTGATACAGGCGC
This genomic window from Rhodobacteraceae bacterium D3-12 contains:
- the murJ gene encoding murein biosynthesis integral membrane protein MurJ produces the protein MKPIRLVAGFLTVGVWTLLSRVLGLVREILLLGLIGPGPVMDAFVAAFRLPNMFRRFFAEGAFNAAFVPMFSKRYEAGEDAQGFAQEAFNGLALAVLALTALAMIFMPAFVWATAEGYTQDARFDLTVGYGRVVFPYIVFMSLSALFSGVLNATGRFAAAAAAPVLLNIFVVTAMLAAHALGQEVIIWLIWTVPIAGIAQLALVWSAAARAGVRIRPGRPRWTPDMKHLLVVALPAALSSGVMQINLLVGQQVASQTESAVSWLFAADRLYQLPLGVVGIAVGIVLLPDLSRRLRDGDGPGSREAFSRAGEISLALTIPSAVALVVVPMPLVSVLFERGAQTSDDSAAIALACAVYGLGLPAFVLQKVLQPLYFAREDTRTPFRFAVWAMVINAAVAVGLHTYIGWIAPAFATTLAGWAMVWMLARGARPMGDMARFDKRFKRRTWRIILASAVMGAVLWGTNLLLGPLITAAGWRYLALLLLVGAGVLSYALAGQMLGAFHVRELRSALRRG
- a CDS encoding branched-chain amino acid aminotransferase codes for the protein MAIGSKIRTYFNGTWHDGNPAVMRAADHGAWLGTTVFDGARFFDGLTPDLDAHCARINRSAEALLLTPTVTTQDMIDMVHDGLSQFDKSEAVYIRPMYWGIDGDMTTSAIAPDPDETGFAISLETVPMAPPEASTTLTRTRFRRPVLEDAVVDAKAGCLYPNNARMLREAKSKGFGNALVADAMGNVAETATANVFMVKDGEVFTPIANGTFLSGITRARHIANLAADGVQVHETVLKFDDFHDADEVFLSGNMSKVTPVTAFDDTQYQVGPVTRRVREMYWDWAASNR
- a CDS encoding NifU family protein; amino-acid sequence: MFIQTESTPNPATLKFLPGQSVMGSGTADFPAPVGADTSPLAARVFAVDGVKGVFLGNDFVTVTKEEAVEWDHVKPAILGAIMEHFQSGQPVMAAGMERPADTSQEDGPDGEIITQIKTLLDTRVRPAVAQDGGDITFHGFDEGVVYLHMQGACAGCPSSTLTLKMGIENLLRHYIPEVTEVRPVAV
- a CDS encoding tautomerase family protein — protein: MPLVDIEVIEGVFDEEQKAQMIQKVTNAMVDIEGEAMRSVTWVRVKEVRSGHWGIGGNTPSSDDIKAMAAG
- the tsaB gene encoding tRNA (adenosine(37)-N6)-threonylcarbamoyltransferase complex dimerization subunit type 1 TsaB, producing the protein MPSDHPIVLGFDTSAAHCAVALLQGPETLAHRTEDMTRGQAERLMPLLEETLRDAGLAWRDLAAIGVGIGPGNFTGIRISVSAARGLSLGLGIPAIGVSGLEALTHGYSNVIACWPAPRDSAYVQAFVAGGDPSPRLVRSADDLPIYPAGALPSLVGPGAETVMALRPESVTDPLFPLPVAIASIAAERLQGVAAKDIPAPAPLYLKPADAAPSSTPPVAMLSSNHDA
- a CDS encoding universal stress protein; protein product: MRKFLVVLDDSRECLNAMRFATMRAENTGGGVEVLAVIPPEEFNHWIGVGDIMREEARERIEAHFEVFAKWMRDRHGIEPELVIREGEPIAEILEQVKEDPDIGVLVLGAGTDKKGPGPLVTQLTRSSGVLPVPITIVPGDLSKDRLEAIT
- a CDS encoding rhomboid family intramembrane serine protease, encoding MSSDPKVRAVNPVSPVVVVFFLVMLGIELAFTLGAQGVVGGPEAIGWRLGAVQDYGFSGGIFDQMRARNLWPSEHLLRFVSFLFVHASLTHMIVAGVMLLALGKFVGEVFAGWAVALVFLGSGMGGAAIWGLLLNEPGYLYGAFPGVYGLIGAFSYVLWLRLGESGENQWRAFVLIGFLMGIQLLFGILFGARSDWLADLGGFVCGFLLSFVVSPGGWSRVLQRLRNR
- the trpS gene encoding tryptophan--tRNA ligase, coding for MTLGNYLGALKRFADAQDKGIETIYCMVDLHAITVWQDPAALRRQTRELAAGFIASGVDPEKSILFNQSQVAEHTQLAWIFNCVARMGWMQRMTQWKDKAGKNQQNASLGLLAYPSLMAADILIYHATHVPVGEDQKQHLELTRDIATKFNHDYGVDFFPITEPVIEGAATRVMSLRDGSKKMSKSDPSDASRINMTDDSDTIAKKIRKAKTDPEALPSEAKGLEDRPEARNLVNIYAALSDQSVDQVLQEMGGKQFSEFKPLLADLAVDKMAPISGEMSRLMGDVDEIDRILSRGAERAREIAAPILKRTYEIVGMVR
- a CDS encoding helix-turn-helix transcriptional regulator, which translates into the protein MSGSTYPRFCPVAMAASILEPRWTMLLLCEMWSGSTRFNEIQRGVPGMSPGLLSKRLKEMEVKGLVSRAGNRRGSHTEYLTTPLADELEPLIRGLGEWAHRNIDCEVSLQDLNARLLMWKIRSKIDLLEMPKRKSIIQFILQNPTEETANYWLVAKPGEETDLCYTDPKFEVDLFVVAELRALTSAWMGHTSFAVEIEQGHITLTGDDLMARTLTEWLVRSSFSKVIKADFPHKIRGVV